Proteins encoded together in one Chelonoidis abingdonii isolate Lonesome George chromosome 1, CheloAbing_2.0, whole genome shotgun sequence window:
- the LOC116831732 gene encoding aldo-keto reductase family 1 member B1-like: MGRSPCLSPPGKVKDAVKAAIDIGYRHFDCAYVYQNENEVGDGIQQKIKEGVVKREDLFVVSKLWSTFHEKSLVKGACQKTLDALKLNYLDLYLHITCRSKRRIAMEELVDAGLVKAIGISNFNHEQIERILNKPGLKYRPANNQVSCLKATARCLRDHEDLLMSVLLQWGGRERAESRHRMHFQPF; the protein is encoded by the exons TCTCCACCAGGAAAAGTAAAGGATGCAGTGAAGGCTGCCATTGACATTGGATACCGCCACTTTGACTGTGCCTACGTGTACCAGAATGAGAATGAAGTAGGGGATGGGATCCAGCAAAAAATCAAAGAAGGGGTTGTGAAACGAGAGGACCTCTTTGTCGTCAGTAAG ctGTGGTCCACATTCCATGAGAAATCTCTGGTGAAGGGAGCATGCCAGAAAACTCTTGATGCATTAAAACTGAATTACCTGGATCTGTATCTGCATATTACTTGCAGAAGTAAAAGGAGAATT GCTATGGAAGAGCTGGTGGATGCAGGACTGGTGAAAGCCATTGGAATCTCCAACTTTAACCATGAACAGATCGAGAGAATCTTGAACAAGCCTGGGTTAAAATACAGGCCTGCCAACAACCAGGTAAGCTGCTTAAAGGCAACAGCTCGATGTCTCCGAGATCATGAGGATCTGCTCATGTCAGTTCTTTTACAGTGGGGAGGTAGGGAGCGGGCAGAGAGTAGGCACAGAATGCATTTTCAGCCCTTCTAG